The following proteins are co-located in the Pseudomonas sp. ATCC 13867 genome:
- the aotP gene encoding arginine/ornithine transport ATP-binding protein AotP, which produces MYKLEIQDLHKRYGTHEVLKGVSLAAKAGDVISIIGSSGSGKSTFLRCINLLEQPHAGKILLNGEELKLVPNKDGALKAADAKQLQRMRSRLSMVFQHFNLWSHMSALENVIEAPVHVLGVSKKEALEKAEHYLAKVGVAHRKDAYPAHMSGGEQQRVAIARALAVEPEVMLFDEPTSALDPELVGEVLRVMQDLAQEGRTMVVVTHEMGFAREVSNQLVFLHKGLVEEAGCPKEVLANPQSERLKQFLSGSLK; this is translated from the coding sequence ATGTACAAACTGGAAATCCAGGACCTGCACAAGCGCTACGGCACCCACGAGGTGCTCAAGGGCGTCTCCCTGGCGGCGAAAGCAGGCGACGTGATCAGCATCATCGGCTCCTCCGGCTCGGGCAAGAGCACCTTCCTGCGTTGCATCAACCTGCTCGAGCAGCCCCATGCGGGCAAGATCCTGCTCAACGGCGAAGAGCTTAAGCTCGTGCCGAACAAGGACGGCGCGCTCAAGGCCGCCGACGCCAAGCAGTTGCAGCGCATGCGCTCGCGCCTGTCGATGGTGTTCCAGCACTTCAACCTGTGGTCGCACATGAGCGCCCTGGAGAACGTTATCGAGGCGCCGGTCCACGTGCTGGGCGTGTCGAAGAAGGAAGCGCTGGAGAAGGCCGAGCACTACCTGGCGAAAGTCGGCGTGGCGCACCGCAAGGATGCCTACCCGGCCCACATGTCCGGCGGCGAGCAGCAGCGCGTGGCCATCGCCCGTGCCCTGGCGGTCGAGCCGGAAGTCATGCTGTTCGACGAGCCGACCTCGGCGCTCGACCCGGAGCTGGTCGGCGAAGTCCTGCGGGTGATGCAGGACCTGGCCCAGGAAGGCCGCACCATGGTGGTGGTGACCCACGAGATGGGCTTTGCCCGCGAGGTATCCAACCAGTTGGTGTTCCTGCACAAGGGGCTGGTGGAAGAGGCGGGCTGTCCGAAGGAAGTCCTGGCCAATCCGCAATCGGAACGCCTCAAGCAGTTCCTTTCCGGCAGCTTGAAGTAA